The following are from one region of the Amycolatopsis sp. QT-25 genome:
- a CDS encoding acyl-CoA dehydrogenase family protein gives MSIALTGEQAAPTASIRAWAASARPVDAVRTGRTAEPPPGRRNSACSAWRFPKTSVVPAVRSPIWPPGSPKPPKRSSQDLSSGRRWAARCFVPDEMVVGRVGGGWRPARTTLANERVALGSGSAVGEGVESLLATVTAEADLDRLGRLIAEGSACSVLDLRATLRRLGGQDPGAESSVRKLLGVRHRQAVAEFALEALAENALVGGDPAHHEFLLTPCLGIAGGTTQVLLSLTAERLLGLPRS, from the coding sequence GTGTCGATCGCGCTCACCGGAGAACAGGCGGCGCCGACCGCGTCGATCCGGGCCTGGGCGGCTTCCGCCCGTCCTGTCGACGCCGTCCGGACCGGCCGGACCGCCGAGCCGCCACCGGGTCGGCGGAACTCGGCCTGTTCGGCGTGGCGATTCCCGAAGACGTCGGTGGTGCCGGCGGTACGGTCGCCGATCTGGCCGCCGGGCTCGCCGAAGCCGCCGAAGCGCTCGTCCCAGGACCTGTCCTCGGGACGGCGTTGGGCGGCGCGGTGCTTCGTCCCGGACGAAATGGTGGTCGGCAGGGTCGGCGGTGGCTGGCGGCCGGCGCGGACGACACTGGCCAACGAGCGCGTGGCGCTCGGGAGCGGGTCCGCGGTCGGGGAGGGTGTCGAAAGTCTGCTGGCCACGGTGACCGCCGAGGCCGATCTCGACCGGCTCGGCCGGCTGATCGCCGAGGGCAGCGCGTGTTCGGTCCTGGACCTGCGGGCGACACTGCGTCGGCTCGGCGGCCAGGATCCGGGCGCCGAGTCGAGTGTGCGCAAACTGCTGGGCGTGCGGCATCGGCAGGCGGTGGCGGAGTTCGCGCTGGAGGCTCTGGCGGAGAACGCGCTCGTCGGCGGCGATCCCGCCCACCACGAGTTCCTGCTGACCCCGTGCCTCGGTATCGCGGGCGGTACGACACAGGTACTGCTGTCGTTGACGGCCGAGCGGCTGCTGGGGCTGCCTCGGTCCTGA
- a CDS encoding methyltransferase domain-containing protein, with translation MISDPYVELGRGYVRSRRPDPRIAAAVTAALGDARSVVNVGAGAGSYEPEDRDVVAVEPSWRMIAQRPAAAAPAVRACAEELPFPDGAFDAALAVLTVHHWTDVTAGLAELRRVSRRQVIVTWDQAVFARFWLVRNYLPEIAEHESRLACLDRVVEELGSAGSTPTVTPLPVPADCVDGFLGAYWRRPEAYLSERVRAGMSGVALLDQDVVATAVERLRADLADGHWHRHHVGLLGRTELDLGYRLVTA, from the coding sequence TTGATCTCGGACCCGTATGTCGAACTCGGCCGGGGCTACGTGCGATCAAGACGCCCGGATCCCCGCATCGCCGCCGCCGTCACCGCCGCCCTCGGCGACGCGCGCTCGGTGGTCAACGTCGGGGCCGGAGCCGGTTCCTACGAGCCGGAAGACCGCGACGTGGTGGCCGTCGAGCCGTCGTGGCGGATGATCGCGCAGCGGCCGGCCGCCGCCGCTCCCGCCGTCCGGGCGTGTGCGGAAGAGCTGCCCTTCCCCGACGGCGCCTTCGACGCGGCCCTCGCGGTGCTCACCGTGCACCACTGGACGGATGTGACCGCCGGGCTGGCCGAATTGCGGCGCGTGTCCCGCCGCCAGGTGATCGTGACCTGGGATCAGGCGGTGTTCGCGCGGTTCTGGCTGGTGCGGAACTACCTGCCCGAGATCGCCGAACACGAGAGCAGGCTCGCCTGTCTCGACCGGGTCGTCGAAGAGCTGGGGTCGGCGGGCTCGACCCCCACGGTGACTCCGCTGCCGGTGCCCGCGGACTGCGTCGACGGGTTCCTCGGCGCGTATTGGCGCAGGCCGGAGGCCTACCTGTCCGAGCGCGTGCGCGCAGGGATGTCCGGGGTGGCGCTGCTGGACCAGGACGTCGTCGCGACGGCGGTCGAGCGGCTGCGTGCCGACCTCGCCGACGGACATTGGCATCGGCACCACGTCGGCCTGCTCGGCCGGACGGAACTGGATCTCGGCTACCGGCTCGTCACGGCGTGA
- a CDS encoding SWIM zinc finger family protein yields MPGATGRKRRTFGNTWWGEAWVEALEERAKLDPNRLPRGRTYARKDTVSKLSVGAGEVTAWVQGSRAVPYRVTIHMRAFTEAQWESLLRMVGSRLGHVAALLDGELPGELAEDARSAGADLLPGPGDLRPKCSCPDSANPCKHVAAVYYLVADEVDADPFVLFLLRGRPREAVLAELRARRAPASEPGTRVRAPAAPGVDPKRAYTRRVAALPPRPAVPGTVGPPAVLDLDPPHRTGWSGDMFVELAADAAARAWELLVMGPERETELSFEEDLARRAAAGDPSVVAELAEAAGVPVRDLAVWAQAWREAGRGGMAVVREPWRPGQGPLAQARADLAESGLPGTPKIWRNRITQGDLQLRYGRDERWYRFVRDGEGWRVDGPASARPTDVIYPP; encoded by the coding sequence ATGCCCGGCGCGACCGGGCGGAAACGGCGCACCTTCGGCAACACGTGGTGGGGCGAGGCGTGGGTCGAGGCCTTGGAGGAGCGCGCCAAGCTCGATCCGAACCGGCTGCCGCGCGGGCGTACGTACGCGCGCAAAGACACGGTCAGCAAGCTCTCGGTCGGCGCGGGCGAGGTGACCGCGTGGGTGCAGGGCAGCCGGGCGGTGCCGTACCGGGTGACCATCCACATGCGGGCGTTCACCGAGGCGCAGTGGGAGAGCCTGCTCCGTATGGTCGGTTCCCGGCTCGGGCACGTCGCGGCCCTCCTCGACGGCGAACTGCCCGGCGAGCTGGCCGAGGACGCGCGGTCCGCCGGCGCGGACCTGCTCCCCGGCCCCGGCGATCTGCGCCCGAAGTGCTCCTGCCCCGACAGCGCGAACCCGTGCAAGCACGTGGCCGCGGTGTACTACCTGGTCGCGGACGAGGTCGACGCCGATCCGTTCGTGCTGTTCCTGCTCAGAGGCAGGCCGAGGGAGGCCGTGCTCGCGGAACTGCGGGCACGCCGTGCGCCCGCGAGCGAACCGGGTACACGGGTCCGCGCCCCCGCCGCGCCCGGGGTGGATCCGAAACGTGCCTATACCCGGCGGGTCGCCGCGCTGCCGCCACGCCCGGCCGTTCCGGGCACGGTGGGACCGCCCGCGGTCCTCGACCTCGACCCGCCGCACCGCACGGGCTGGAGCGGCGACATGTTCGTCGAACTGGCGGCCGACGCCGCCGCGCGCGCCTGGGAACTGCTGGTGATGGGGCCGGAGCGGGAAACGGAGCTGTCGTTCGAGGAAGACCTCGCCCGGCGCGCGGCGGCCGGCGATCCCTCCGTGGTCGCCGAACTCGCCGAGGCCGCGGGAGTCCCGGTGCGGGATCTGGCCGTCTGGGCGCAGGCTTGGCGCGAGGCGGGCCGGGGCGGGATGGCGGTGGTGCGGGAACCCTGGCGGCCGGGACAGGGGCCGCTCGCGCAGGCCAGAGCGGACCTCGCCGAATCGGGGTTGCCGGGGACACCGAAGATCTGGCGGAACCGGATCACCCAGGGCGACTTGCAGTTGCGCTACGGCCGTGACGAACGGTGGTACCGCTTCGTGCGTGACGGCGAGGGCTGGCGAGTCGACGGCCCGGCGTCAGCCCGCCCGACCGACGTGATCTACCCACCCTGA
- a CDS encoding DEAD/DEAH box helicase, protein MRVVEFGTGTQATFVPSDPPRDGVLALWGDGVAGDTAIELVLPAGKENKVFRRTKVDAALVPLSRAIPRLLTAEGDVSPAIAAWSAVAEAGVNLIARGRLLPAASPGGVDSWRIGPLDVADEEMLRGLAAALPPEAHALPLSGVKRIRLHSPESLIRALWDATADVLVRTPAAKVAAGGPAFASAEPTLVGPDGAAWLAELSARQAQGAHLVLRMEVHEPESPEEEPTFAAVLAVRSAADPSLIVEAATLWDAPEAVLERMGEQVETQLLLGLRRGARAWAPLGRMLRSAAPTGLVLEYDEVADLLTHGDAALGGAGIEVQWPKDLFASELKAKASATQAPGSVTGPEFTLKSLLQFRWRLSLGGEDLTDAEVTALAEAKRPLVRLRGKWVKVDARLIAKVRAHRAKKLSGAEALAAALTGELELDGEKVEFTAPSALTGLLQRIRDSAAEPIEQPAELRATLRPYQKAGLAWLSTMTGLGLGACLADDMGLGKTIQLISLHLHRRPRGEGPTLVLCPTSLLGNWEREFAQFAPDIPVRRFHGGGRHLDEVAPDEVVLATYGVLRRDRRTLSEVDWGMIAADEAQHVKNPLSVTAKELRKIPAAAKVALTGTPMENRLTELWSIMDWTTPGLLGSLDGFRRKVARPIERDRDVAATERLATTVRPFLLRRKKTDPDIAPELPRKTETDRFVPLTAEQTTLYEAVVRENLAMIRELDGVARRGQVLKLLTELKQICNHPAQYLKEAGVLHGRSGKLAAFEELLDVVLDEGDSVLVFSQYVQLCRLLEKRLAERGLPTMLLSGSSTPQVREDMVARFQAGEVPVFLLSLKAGGVGLNLTKATHVIHYDRWWNPAVEDQATDRAYRIGQDRPVQVHRLIAEGTLEERIAKVLETKRGLADAVIGAGEDWITELSDDELADLVRLGKP, encoded by the coding sequence GTGCGGGTCGTGGAGTTCGGCACAGGAACCCAAGCCACCTTCGTCCCCTCGGATCCCCCGCGGGACGGCGTGCTGGCGCTCTGGGGAGACGGCGTAGCGGGTGACACCGCGATCGAACTCGTGCTTCCGGCGGGCAAGGAGAACAAGGTCTTCCGGCGCACGAAGGTCGACGCGGCACTCGTGCCGTTGTCACGCGCGATTCCGCGGCTGTTGACCGCCGAGGGCGACGTGAGCCCGGCCATCGCCGCGTGGTCGGCCGTCGCCGAGGCGGGGGTGAACCTCATCGCCCGCGGGAGGCTGTTGCCCGCGGCCTCACCCGGCGGGGTGGACTCGTGGCGGATCGGCCCGCTCGACGTCGCCGACGAGGAGATGTTGCGCGGGCTCGCCGCCGCGCTGCCGCCCGAGGCGCACGCGCTGCCGTTGTCCGGGGTGAAACGGATCCGGTTGCATTCGCCGGAGTCGTTGATCCGCGCGCTCTGGGACGCCACGGCGGATGTGCTGGTCCGCACGCCCGCCGCGAAGGTCGCGGCGGGCGGGCCCGCGTTCGCCTCGGCCGAGCCGACGCTGGTCGGTCCGGACGGTGCCGCGTGGCTCGCGGAGCTGAGTGCCCGCCAGGCACAGGGCGCGCATCTCGTCCTGCGCATGGAGGTGCACGAGCCCGAGAGCCCGGAAGAAGAGCCCACGTTCGCCGCCGTCCTCGCCGTGCGGAGCGCCGCGGATCCGAGCCTGATCGTCGAAGCGGCGACACTCTGGGACGCGCCCGAAGCGGTGCTGGAACGGATGGGTGAGCAGGTCGAGACGCAGTTGCTGCTCGGTCTCCGGCGAGGTGCCAGGGCGTGGGCACCGCTCGGCCGCATGCTCCGGTCGGCCGCGCCGACCGGGCTCGTGCTGGAGTACGACGAGGTCGCCGACCTGCTGACCCACGGGGACGCGGCGCTGGGTGGCGCCGGCATCGAGGTGCAGTGGCCGAAGGACCTTTTCGCGAGCGAGCTCAAGGCGAAGGCGAGCGCGACCCAGGCCCCGGGCAGTGTCACCGGGCCCGAGTTCACGCTCAAGAGCCTCCTTCAATTCCGCTGGCGGCTGAGCCTCGGCGGCGAGGACCTCACCGACGCCGAGGTCACCGCGCTCGCGGAGGCGAAACGGCCCTTGGTGCGGCTGCGGGGCAAATGGGTCAAGGTCGACGCACGCCTGATCGCGAAGGTGCGTGCCCATCGCGCGAAGAAGCTGTCCGGGGCCGAGGCGCTGGCCGCGGCGCTCACCGGCGAACTGGAACTGGACGGCGAGAAGGTCGAGTTCACCGCCCCGTCGGCGCTGACCGGGCTGCTCCAGCGCATCCGTGACAGCGCCGCGGAACCGATCGAGCAGCCCGCGGAACTGCGGGCCACCCTGCGGCCGTACCAGAAGGCAGGCCTGGCGTGGCTGTCGACGATGACCGGGCTCGGTCTCGGCGCCTGCCTGGCCGACGACATGGGGCTGGGCAAGACGATCCAGCTCATCTCCCTGCATTTGCACCGCCGCCCGCGCGGGGAAGGCCCCACGCTCGTCCTGTGCCCGACGTCGTTGCTGGGCAACTGGGAACGCGAGTTCGCCCAGTTCGCGCCGGACATCCCGGTGCGCCGGTTCCACGGCGGCGGACGGCATCTCGACGAGGTCGCGCCGGACGAGGTCGTGCTCGCCACGTACGGCGTGCTCCGCCGGGACCGCCGGACACTGTCCGAAGTGGATTGGGGAATGATCGCCGCCGACGAGGCGCAACACGTCAAGAACCCGCTTTCGGTCACCGCCAAGGAGTTGCGGAAGATCCCGGCCGCCGCGAAGGTCGCGCTGACCGGGACACCGATGGAGAACCGGCTCACCGAGCTATGGTCCATCATGGACTGGACGACGCCGGGGCTGCTCGGCTCGCTCGACGGGTTCCGCCGCAAGGTCGCCCGCCCGATCGAACGCGACCGGGACGTCGCCGCCACCGAACGGCTCGCCACCACTGTCCGGCCGTTCCTGTTGCGCCGCAAGAAGACCGACCCGGACATCGCGCCCGAACTGCCGCGCAAGACCGAGACCGACCGGTTCGTCCCGCTCACCGCCGAGCAGACGACGCTGTACGAGGCCGTGGTCCGGGAGAACCTCGCGATGATCCGCGAGCTGGACGGGGTGGCCCGGCGCGGACAGGTGCTCAAGCTGCTCACCGAGCTCAAGCAGATCTGCAATCATCCGGCGCAGTACCTCAAGGAAGCCGGGGTACTGCACGGCCGGTCCGGCAAGCTCGCCGCGTTCGAGGAGCTGCTCGACGTCGTCCTCGACGAGGGCGACAGCGTGCTCGTGTTCAGCCAGTACGTCCAGTTGTGCCGCCTGCTGGAGAAACGCCTCGCCGAACGCGGGCTGCCGACGATGTTGCTGTCCGGGTCGAGCACGCCCCAGGTCCGGGAGGACATGGTCGCCCGGTTCCAGGCGGGCGAAGTACCGGTGTTCCTGTTGTCGCTCAAGGCCGGCGGCGTGGGGCTCAACCTGACCAAGGCGACCCATGTCATCCACTACGACCGCTGGTGGAATCCGGCGGTCGAAGACCAGGCCACCGACCGCGCGTACCGGATCGGGCAGGACCGGCCGGTCCAGGTGCACCGGCTGATCGCCGAAGGCACGCTCGAGGAGCGCATCGCCAAGGTGCTGGAGACCAAACGCGGGCTGGCGGACGCGGTCATCGGCGCGGGTGAGGACTGGATCACCGAACTGTCCGACGACGAACTCGCCGACCTCGTTCGGCTCGGTAAGCCCTGA
- a CDS encoding alpha/beta hydrolase — protein sequence MHSSFVVRQALQLALTANALKPPRGARTAVPAFFAGWLTGELAPHLLALTAADAAAQAARHRAGSSKAGLALAAASAAGLGTLIAQSRRARGEIETALTEGIGEAYTDELEHPPSPTDLATSWGQLAMPFRMRDPGVRRTRNIAYAPGGKRFLLDVYAPREPVTGAPILLQVHGGAWVLGNKDRQGLPLMLHMAERGWVCVAINYPLSPAARWPAHIVAVKRALAWIRDNAESYGGDPSFVAVTGGSAGGHLAALLALTANDPALQPGFTEADTSIQACVPHYGVYDFAATSGQRSSQTRLKTLIARHVFEADRDPVNFLDDYIAASPLDRITEDAPPFFVIHGVHDSLVPVGEARAFVRRLREKSRREVAYAEISGAQHAFDVFPSIRSAHVVRGVERFLEWSYRTWRQRGGS from the coding sequence ATGCACTCGAGTTTCGTCGTCCGTCAGGCCCTCCAGCTCGCGCTCACCGCGAACGCGCTGAAGCCACCGCGTGGCGCCCGGACGGCGGTTCCGGCGTTCTTCGCGGGCTGGCTCACCGGGGAACTCGCCCCGCATCTGCTCGCGCTCACCGCGGCCGACGCGGCGGCGCAGGCCGCCCGGCACCGGGCCGGATCGAGCAAGGCCGGACTCGCCCTCGCGGCGGCGTCCGCGGCCGGGCTCGGCACGCTGATCGCGCAGTCCCGGCGGGCCCGCGGTGAGATCGAGACCGCGCTGACCGAAGGCATCGGCGAGGCCTACACCGACGAACTCGAGCATCCGCCGAGCCCGACCGACCTCGCGACATCGTGGGGCCAGCTGGCCATGCCGTTCCGGATGCGCGACCCCGGCGTCCGGCGGACCCGCAACATCGCCTACGCGCCCGGCGGGAAGCGGTTCCTGCTCGACGTCTACGCCCCGCGCGAACCGGTCACCGGCGCACCGATCCTGTTGCAGGTACACGGCGGCGCGTGGGTGCTCGGCAACAAGGACCGGCAGGGCCTGCCGCTGATGCTGCACATGGCCGAACGCGGCTGGGTCTGCGTCGCGATCAACTACCCGCTTTCCCCCGCCGCCCGCTGGCCCGCGCATATCGTCGCGGTGAAACGCGCGCTGGCCTGGATCCGGGACAACGCCGAGTCCTACGGCGGCGACCCGTCGTTCGTCGCCGTCACCGGCGGTTCCGCGGGCGGGCATCTCGCCGCGCTGCTGGCACTGACCGCGAACGATCCGGCGTTGCAGCCCGGCTTCACCGAGGCCGACACGAGCATCCAGGCGTGCGTCCCGCACTACGGCGTGTACGACTTCGCCGCGACCAGCGGGCAGCGCTCCAGCCAGACCCGGCTCAAGACGCTGATCGCGCGGCACGTCTTCGAGGCGGACCGCGATCCGGTGAACTTCCTCGACGACTACATCGCGGCGTCACCGCTGGACCGGATCACCGAGGACGCGCCCCCCTTCTTCGTCATCCACGGTGTCCACGACTCGCTGGTGCCGGTGGGCGAGGCCCGCGCGTTCGTGCGGCGCCTCCGGGAAAAGTCCCGGCGTGAAGTCGCGTACGCGGAGATCTCCGGCGCGCAGCACGCCTTCGACGTCTTCCCCTCGATCCGCAGCGCGCACGTGGTCCGCGGGGTGGAGCGGTTCCTGGAATGGAGCTACCGCACCTGGCGGCAGCGTGGTGGGTCTTGA
- the kstR gene encoding cholesterol catabolism transcriptional regulator KstR — protein MPGKAKAPTSAKSRSGNGLSVLGGEELGSAAQRDRRRRIIDATLALAAKGGYDAVQMRAVAEKADVALGTLYRYFPSKIHLLVSGLAREFERAQEKLDRAAIPGETPSDRLMFVLGRNTRLMQRDPHLTEAMVRAFMFADTTAAAEVEQVGRLMENMFAKAMGIEDPTEADRDIFHVIADVWMANLVAWVTRRASAADVANRLELSVHLLLDKNG, from the coding sequence ATGCCAGGAAAGGCCAAGGCACCCACGAGCGCGAAGTCGCGAAGCGGCAACGGTCTCTCCGTGCTGGGCGGCGAAGAACTCGGCTCCGCGGCACAGCGCGACCGGCGGCGCCGCATCATCGACGCGACCCTCGCCCTCGCCGCGAAAGGCGGGTACGACGCGGTCCAGATGCGGGCGGTCGCCGAGAAGGCGGACGTCGCGCTCGGCACGCTGTACCGCTATTTCCCCTCGAAGATCCACCTGCTGGTCTCCGGGCTGGCCAGGGAATTCGAACGCGCACAGGAGAAACTCGACCGCGCGGCCATCCCCGGCGAAACCCCGAGCGATCGGCTGATGTTCGTCCTCGGCCGCAACACCCGGCTGATGCAGCGGGACCCGCACCTGACCGAGGCCATGGTCCGCGCCTTCATGTTCGCCGACACGACCGCCGCCGCGGAGGTCGAGCAGGTCGGACGGCTGATGGAGAACATGTTCGCCAAAGCCATGGGCATCGAGGACCCGACCGAGGCCGATCGCGACATCTTCCACGTCATCGCCGACGTCTGGATGGCGAACCTGGTCGCCTGGGTGACGCGGCGCGCTTCGGCGGCCGACGTGGCGAACCGGCTGGAGCTGTCGGTGCACCTGCTGCTGGACAAGAACGGCTGA
- a CDS encoding DUF5134 domain-containing protein has product MSGIVAWTLTAVFAALVLPCLRRLVRLDYGTQGAANRNDDLAELLLVVAMVAMLSPVGGPIPAAGWQAVLALTAGWFAVAWWKGRRSGHGACGHHAVSAAAMLFMVTFMPHSEVSHGPWLVMSGPGGASALWLSLGFGVVSAYFAVDALRAGVLAARRAGGSAQMSRRVCRVIMGLGMGYMLLGAAV; this is encoded by the coding sequence ATGTCCGGAATCGTCGCTTGGACACTCACCGCGGTGTTCGCCGCGCTGGTGCTGCCGTGCCTGCGGAGACTCGTCCGGCTGGACTACGGCACGCAGGGCGCGGCGAACCGCAACGACGACCTGGCCGAACTGCTGCTCGTCGTCGCCATGGTCGCTATGCTGTCCCCGGTCGGCGGCCCGATCCCCGCGGCGGGCTGGCAGGCGGTGCTGGCGCTGACCGCGGGCTGGTTCGCCGTCGCGTGGTGGAAGGGGCGGCGATCCGGGCACGGCGCGTGCGGGCACCACGCCGTCTCCGCCGCCGCGATGCTGTTCATGGTGACGTTCATGCCGCACAGCGAGGTCTCGCACGGGCCGTGGCTGGTGATGTCCGGCCCCGGTGGAGCTTCGGCGCTGTGGCTTTCGCTGGGTTTCGGCGTCGTGTCCGCCTACTTCGCGGTGGACGCGCTGCGGGCCGGCGTTCTGGCGGCGCGGCGGGCCGGAGGTTCCGCCCAGATGTCGCGGCGGGTGTGCCGGGTCATCATGGGCCTCGGCATGGGGTACATGCTGCTGGGCGCCGCCGTCTGA
- a CDS encoding riboflavin kinase, translating to MTAEYFVVRGQVEKGDQRGRELGFPTANIALRDQDGQVGDGVWAGWAERADGTRIAAAVSVGRRPTYYGADGYRLVEAHLLEFSGDLYGEVLTVWLGHHLREQEAYPSSEALIAALDKDIANAANWAAGNPADDLPDAGGAEAGVVRRLTRN from the coding sequence ATGACGGCGGAGTACTTCGTGGTCCGTGGCCAGGTGGAGAAGGGCGATCAGCGGGGCCGGGAACTGGGTTTCCCGACCGCCAACATCGCGCTGCGCGACCAGGACGGCCAAGTCGGCGACGGAGTGTGGGCGGGCTGGGCCGAACGTGCCGACGGCACCCGGATCGCGGCGGCGGTCTCGGTCGGCAGGCGGCCGACCTACTACGGCGCGGACGGCTACCGGCTCGTCGAGGCGCATCTGCTGGAGTTCAGCGGCGACCTCTACGGCGAGGTGCTGACCGTATGGCTGGGCCACCACCTCCGCGAGCAGGAAGCGTACCCGTCGTCCGAGGCTCTGATCGCCGCGCTCGACAAGGACATCGCCAACGCCGCGAACTGGGCCGCGGGCAACCCGGCCGACGACCTGCCGGACGCGGGCGGCGCCGAAGCCGGGGTCGTGCGCCGCCTCACCCGCAATTAG